The proteins below are encoded in one region of Effusibacillus dendaii:
- a CDS encoding NAD-dependent 4,6-dehydratase LegB — translation MNLKNQKILVTGSDGFIGSHLTEELIRQGCDVRAFVQYNSFNSWGWLDHSEPEIRRNLDVFAGDIRDPHGVKQAMKGCDVVFHLAALIAIPYSYHSPDTYVDTNVKGTLNVVQAARELEIYKVVHTSTSEVYGTAQFVPITEDHPLQGQSPYSASKIGADQIALSFNRSFETPVAVIRPFNTYGPRQSARAIIPTVITQIASGRKKLKLGALHPTRDFNYIQDTVNGFIAVAESDRSIGEVINIGSNYEVSIGETVQMISEVMGVQIEIETEEIRLRPEKSEVERLWADNSKAKLLLGWEPVYAGRDGFRRGLEETVKWFTNPDNLNRYKADFYNI, via the coding sequence GTGAATCTGAAAAACCAAAAAATACTGGTGACTGGCTCCGATGGTTTTATCGGCTCCCATCTTACGGAGGAATTGATCAGGCAAGGGTGTGATGTTCGGGCTTTTGTACAATACAATTCTTTTAACTCTTGGGGATGGTTAGATCATTCTGAGCCGGAAATCCGAAGAAATCTGGATGTGTTTGCAGGTGATATCCGGGATCCGCATGGTGTAAAACAAGCAATGAAAGGCTGCGATGTGGTTTTTCATCTTGCAGCTCTGATTGCGATTCCATATTCCTATCATTCGCCGGACACGTATGTGGACACCAATGTGAAAGGCACGTTAAATGTTGTGCAGGCTGCCCGCGAATTGGAGATCTACAAAGTAGTCCATACATCTACCAGTGAGGTGTACGGGACGGCACAGTTTGTTCCAATAACTGAAGATCATCCTCTGCAGGGTCAGTCTCCTTATTCTGCATCTAAAATCGGTGCCGATCAAATTGCCTTGTCGTTCAACAGGTCATTTGAAACACCGGTAGCAGTCATTCGTCCATTCAATACGTATGGGCCCCGTCAGTCTGCGCGGGCCATTATCCCTACCGTGATCACGCAAATCGCAAGCGGGAGGAAGAAATTAAAATTGGGTGCCCTGCATCCAACCCGTGATTTCAACTATATACAAGACACGGTAAATGGATTTATCGCGGTTGCTGAATCGGACCGTTCGATTGGTGAGGTTATCAATATCGGCAGCAACTATGAGGTCTCGATTGGTGAGACGGTACAAATGATTTCGGAAGTGATGGGGGTTCAAATCGAGATCGAAACGGAAGAAATCCGTTTGCGGCCGGAAAAAAGCGAAGTTGAACGACTGTGGGCCGATAATTCCAAAGCCAAGCTATTGCTTGGTTGGGAACCTGTCTATGCGGGTCGAGACGGTTTCAGAAGGGGGTTGGAGGAAACGGTGAAGTGGTTCACAAATCCCGATAATTTGAACCGCTACAAAGCCGATTTCTACAACATATGA
- a CDS encoding LegC family aminotransferase: MSTPFELDVQKVVAAIKSCLPPDRDFVGLHEPYFTGNEWNYVKECLDSGWVSSIGQYVEKFEEMLAEFTGVKRAVAVVNGTAALHVCLKLAGVEQGDEVLIPALTFIATANAVVYCGAIPHFVDSEEKTLGMDPCKLGHYLSDIAEIRGGSCFNRITGRRMKAVVPMHTFGHPVDLEPLLDVCQRFHLELVEDAAESLGSFYKGRHTGNWGRMSALSFNGNKVITTGGGGAILTNDESLGKLAKHLTTTAKVPHKWEFYHDQIGYNYRLPNLNAALGCAQLEQLPAFLEKKRALALRYREVFQNISGVRWFEEPGFARSNYWLNALLLDKDHVHERDVLLEISNVQGIMTRPAWTLMHKLPMFKDCPAMDLASAESLETRLINIPSSVFLGGTYGQT, encoded by the coding sequence ATGAGTACACCGTTTGAATTGGATGTTCAAAAAGTCGTGGCGGCCATCAAAAGTTGTTTGCCGCCGGATCGGGATTTTGTTGGTTTACATGAACCGTATTTTACGGGTAACGAGTGGAATTATGTGAAAGAGTGTCTTGATTCGGGGTGGGTATCATCGATAGGACAGTATGTTGAGAAGTTTGAGGAGATGTTGGCTGAGTTTACGGGAGTCAAACGGGCTGTTGCAGTCGTAAACGGAACAGCCGCTCTGCACGTTTGCCTCAAATTGGCAGGTGTCGAACAAGGGGATGAAGTGTTGATCCCCGCACTAACATTTATTGCTACGGCAAATGCGGTGGTTTACTGCGGCGCCATTCCCCATTTTGTGGACAGCGAAGAGAAAACATTAGGAATGGACCCTTGCAAACTTGGCCATTACCTTTCGGACATTGCGGAAATCCGAGGTGGAAGCTGTTTTAATCGAATAACGGGGCGAAGGATGAAAGCGGTCGTGCCTATGCATACTTTTGGACATCCGGTGGATTTGGAACCGCTTCTCGATGTATGCCAACGTTTTCATCTTGAGTTGGTTGAAGACGCGGCAGAGTCTTTAGGTTCTTTTTACAAAGGTCGGCATACGGGAAACTGGGGTCGGATGTCAGCTTTGAGCTTTAACGGAAATAAAGTGATAACAACCGGAGGCGGCGGGGCTATTTTGACCAACGATGAATCATTAGGGAAGTTGGCGAAGCATTTAACAACAACTGCAAAGGTTCCACATAAATGGGAATTTTATCATGATCAAATTGGATATAATTATCGCCTTCCCAATCTGAATGCTGCTTTGGGATGTGCACAATTGGAACAACTTCCCGCTTTTCTTGAAAAAAAGAGAGCTTTGGCTTTGCGTTATAGGGAAGTGTTTCAAAACATTTCCGGCGTTAGATGGTTTGAAGAACCTGGGTTTGCACGCAGCAATTACTGGCTTAATGCACTCTTACTGGATAAAGATCATGTGCACGAAAGAGATGTTCTTTTGGAAATTTCGAATGTCCAGGGGATAATGACTCGGCCTGCATGGACTTTAATGCACAAACTGCCTATGTTTAAGGATTGTCCGGCAATGGATTTAGCAAGCGCCGAAAGTCTGGAGACACGTTTGATTAACATCCCCAGCAGTGTGTTTCTGGGAGGGACTTATGGCCAAACGTAA
- the fliS gene encoding flagellar export chaperone FliS — protein MMNPQNVYMNTSIQTASPERLLIMLFDGALRFSKEAISAIEQKNFPRVHEKIRRTQDIVNELIITLDRDRGGEVAENLLRLYGYIDRKLIEANVSKSVECLLEVISLLQELREGFHEAVKQLKK, from the coding sequence ATGATGAATCCCCAAAATGTTTATATGAATACGTCCATACAAACAGCCAGTCCGGAGCGTTTGCTGATTATGTTGTTCGATGGTGCGCTTCGTTTTTCAAAAGAGGCGATTTCAGCAATCGAACAGAAAAATTTTCCTCGGGTTCATGAGAAAATTCGCAGGACGCAGGATATTGTCAATGAGTTGATTATTACGCTGGACCGTGACCGCGGTGGAGAAGTTGCCGAAAATTTACTCCGTTTGTACGGATATATAGATCGCAAGCTGATTGAAGCAAACGTTTCGAAATCGGTCGAATGCCTGCTGGAAGTAATCAGCTTGCTGCAAGAGTTGCGTGAAGGTTTTCATGAGGCTGTCAAGCAACTGAAAAAATGA
- the neuB gene encoding N-acetylneuraminate synthase, translated as MLRTERVYIIAEAGVNHNGSLEIAKQLIDVACEAGADAIKFQTFKAEKLVGQNAPKAEYQTKTTDVFESQFEMIKKLELDETAHRVLIDYCLEKGIQFLSTPFDLESVDLLANSFNLPRLKISSGEITNAPLLLKAARSGKPIILSTGMSTLGDVEQALAVLAFGYTNGSAIPSINAFNQAYCSTEGQRALQENVVLLHCTTEYPTPFEDVNLSVMDTLSAAFGLPVGFSDHTPGIAVPAAAVARGAVVIEKHFTLDKTLPGPDHKASLEPDELYNMIQAIRQVEAAIGNPVKSPAPSELKNLSVARKSLVAARVIQKGEIFTEENLTVKRPGGGISPMLYWEWLGKKAEKNYEPDEKVST; from the coding sequence ATGCTCCGAACCGAAAGAGTCTATATTATTGCTGAAGCAGGAGTAAATCATAACGGTTCACTCGAGATCGCCAAGCAATTGATCGATGTTGCGTGTGAAGCCGGAGCGGACGCTATAAAATTTCAAACTTTTAAAGCAGAGAAACTTGTCGGTCAAAATGCCCCTAAAGCGGAGTATCAGACAAAAACCACTGACGTCTTCGAGTCCCAATTTGAAATGATCAAAAAGCTGGAGCTGGATGAAACGGCGCATCGTGTTCTTATCGACTACTGCCTTGAAAAGGGGATTCAGTTTCTATCAACTCCCTTTGATTTGGAAAGCGTGGATTTATTGGCAAACAGCTTCAATCTGCCTCGACTCAAAATATCTTCCGGTGAAATCACGAACGCTCCACTATTACTAAAAGCAGCCAGGTCAGGAAAACCTATTATCTTATCAACAGGAATGTCGACGTTAGGGGATGTGGAACAAGCGTTGGCTGTGTTGGCGTTTGGTTATACAAACGGATCCGCTATACCTTCAATCAATGCTTTTAATCAAGCGTATTGTTCAACAGAAGGGCAGCGCGCATTGCAAGAAAATGTGGTTTTGCTGCATTGTACAACTGAGTACCCCACTCCGTTTGAAGATGTAAATCTCAGTGTAATGGATACCTTATCTGCCGCTTTTGGTTTGCCTGTTGGATTTTCTGATCATACCCCAGGCATTGCAGTTCCGGCGGCAGCAGTAGCACGTGGCGCCGTTGTTATTGAGAAGCACTTCACTTTGGACAAGACTCTGCCCGGACCAGACCACAAAGCTTCTTTGGAGCCTGATGAGCTATATAATATGATACAAGCCATTCGGCAGGTAGAGGCTGCGATAGGAAATCCTGTTAAATCTCCGGCACCGTCCGAATTAAAAAACTTATCTGTTGCCAGGAAAAGCTTGGTGGCTGCACGAGTCATTCAAAAAGGCGAAATATTTACGGAAGAGAATCTCACTGTCAAGCGTCCCGGTGGTGGTATTTCGCCCATGCTTTATTGGGAGTGGCTAGGGAAAAAAGCGGAGAAAAATTATGAGCCGGATGAAAAGGTGAGTACATGA
- a CDS encoding acetyltransferase, which yields MKFPIIVLGGGGHARVLIDTLLELKLPLLGFTVPNPELSNALLGVPCIGTDDAVTNYLPSAVELVNGLGSVGVPNQRKRLFQQLKEKGYHFSSVIHPAAVIGREVELSEGIQIMAGAIVQTGSSIGNNTIVNTRASVDHDCVIGDHVHLAPGVTLSGGVKVGAEVHIGTGATVIQGVRIGANSIIGAGALVLKDVPEGATVFGVPAKEVQL from the coding sequence ATGAAATTTCCGATCATCGTTCTGGGTGGAGGCGGACACGCCAGAGTACTGATTGATACATTATTGGAACTAAAACTGCCTTTATTAGGTTTTACGGTTCCAAATCCCGAATTATCAAATGCACTATTAGGGGTCCCGTGTATCGGCACCGATGATGCTGTCACAAATTATTTGCCAAGCGCAGTCGAATTGGTTAATGGATTGGGATCGGTGGGAGTACCGAATCAACGGAAACGGCTGTTTCAACAATTAAAAGAAAAAGGGTATCATTTTTCGAGCGTAATTCATCCTGCTGCGGTAATTGGACGGGAAGTTGAACTTTCCGAAGGTATACAGATTATGGCTGGCGCTATTGTTCAGACTGGAAGCTCAATCGGAAACAATACAATCGTTAATACAAGAGCTTCTGTTGATCATGATTGTGTAATTGGGGATCATGTTCATCTGGCTCCAGGGGTTACGCTTTCTGGCGGCGTAAAAGTGGGAGCGGAAGTACATATAGGTACAGGGGCTACCGTAATTCAAGGGGTTCGAATTGGTGCAAACAGCATAATAGGTGCAGGAGCATTGGTGCTAAAGGATGTGCCTGAAGGTGCCACAGTTTTCGGTGTACCTGCAAAGGAGGTTCAACTATGA
- the neuC gene encoding UDP-N-acetylglucosamine 2-epimerase, producing MAKRKICVVTGTRAEYGLLYWLMQGIKKDNELVLQLLVTGMHLSPEFGLTYRDIEEDGFVIDEKIEMLLSSDTSVGIAKSIGLGVIGFAEAFARLKPDILVLFGDRYEILAAAQAAMVAKIPIAHIAGGDTTEGAYDESIRHSITKMSHIHFVTNEAAAKRVRQMGENPSHIYSVGSPGIDQIKRLKLLSRQELEEQLNFHFRVRNLLITFHPVTLDIEPAQQQFRELLNALEELGEDVGIIFTKPNSDNGGRIIIQMIDEYVAAHANAKSYASLGQLRYLSTVAQVDAVVGNSSSGLYEVPSFKKPTINIGDRQKGRLQASSVINCKPIASDIMEAIQLGFVKDCSNAVNPYGDGNSSERILSVLKELPNLEDLVRKHFFEVN from the coding sequence ATGGCCAAACGTAAAATTTGTGTTGTTACCGGTACGCGAGCTGAATACGGGTTACTTTATTGGCTTATGCAGGGGATCAAGAAAGATAATGAATTGGTACTTCAGTTACTCGTTACAGGCATGCATTTGTCTCCGGAATTTGGGCTCACTTATCGGGATATAGAAGAAGATGGTTTTGTTATTGATGAAAAAATAGAAATGCTTTTATCCAGTGATACGTCAGTCGGTATCGCTAAGTCAATTGGCCTTGGAGTGATTGGATTCGCAGAGGCTTTCGCGAGATTGAAACCCGATATTCTGGTATTATTTGGCGATCGATATGAAATCCTGGCGGCGGCTCAAGCTGCAATGGTAGCGAAAATACCGATAGCCCATATTGCGGGTGGAGACACAACGGAAGGTGCTTATGATGAATCTATACGGCACAGTATAACCAAAATGTCTCATATACATTTCGTGACAAACGAAGCTGCAGCAAAAAGAGTTCGACAAATGGGAGAGAACCCTTCCCATATTTACAGTGTAGGGAGTCCTGGAATCGATCAAATCAAACGTCTAAAACTGCTGAGTAGGCAAGAGTTGGAAGAACAGCTCAATTTTCATTTTAGAGTTCGAAATTTGCTAATTACTTTTCATCCCGTGACACTAGATATTGAGCCTGCACAGCAGCAGTTTCGGGAACTTTTGAATGCGTTGGAAGAACTGGGTGAAGATGTCGGGATTATTTTTACGAAACCCAACTCAGATAACGGCGGAAGAATTATTATTCAAATGATAGATGAGTATGTAGCGGCTCATGCCAATGCCAAATCCTATGCATCGCTTGGGCAGCTTCGATATCTCAGTACAGTTGCACAGGTCGATGCCGTGGTGGGAAATTCCTCCAGCGGACTTTATGAAGTACCTTCGTTTAAAAAACCTACTATTAATATTGGGGATCGACAAAAGGGGCGTTTGCAAGCGAGTTCCGTAATAAATTGCAAACCGATCGCGAGTGACATCATGGAAGCGATTCAATTAGGATTTGTCAAAGATTGTTCAAATGCGGTCAACCCATATGGAGATGGAAACAGTTCAGAAAGGATTTTATCCGTACTAAAGGAGTTACCGAACCTAGAAGATTTGGTACGAAAACATTTTTTTGAGGTGAACTGA
- a CDS encoding nucleotidyltransferase family protein has translation MTRWKEILISPSTPILKAIEIIDAGAMKIALVADEQNRLLGTVTDGDIRRGILKGISLNEEVRVVMNSNPITARSTEAKETVLAIMKLKRLHQIPIVNEQGVVVGIEILDNLLKSNYRDNWVVLMAGGLGTRLRPLTDEAPKPLLRVGSKPILETIMENFIEYGFRKFYLSVNYKAEMIEEYFGDGSRWGVEIRYIREDKQMGTAGALGLLPEKPSNPIVVMNGDLLTKVNFQQLLDFHLEHHAQATMCVREYDFQVPYGVVKVDKLKLIGIDEKPIHKFFVNAGIYVLDSAALELIPKGEYFDMPSLYEKLMELNCETVVFPIREYWMDIGRKDDFDRANGEFWEVFG, from the coding sequence ATGACCCGTTGGAAAGAAATATTGATTTCCCCATCAACACCTATCTTAAAGGCAATAGAGATTATAGACGCAGGAGCAATGAAAATTGCTTTGGTAGCTGATGAACAGAATCGTTTATTGGGTACAGTTACGGATGGAGACATTCGACGCGGGATCCTGAAAGGTATTTCATTAAATGAAGAAGTTCGAGTAGTAATGAACTCGAATCCTATAACAGCCAGGTCAACGGAAGCCAAAGAAACAGTTCTTGCCATAATGAAATTAAAACGTCTTCACCAGATTCCGATTGTGAACGAGCAAGGGGTTGTGGTCGGAATTGAAATCCTGGACAATTTGTTAAAATCCAATTACAGGGACAATTGGGTAGTGTTAATGGCAGGCGGACTGGGAACTCGCTTGCGACCTTTGACAGATGAGGCGCCCAAACCACTTCTGCGGGTGGGAAGCAAACCCATTCTTGAAACGATTATGGAAAATTTTATTGAATATGGGTTTCGGAAGTTTTATTTGTCAGTGAATTATAAGGCTGAAATGATTGAGGAGTATTTTGGTGACGGTTCCCGGTGGGGTGTTGAAATTCGCTATATCCGTGAGGACAAGCAGATGGGAACGGCTGGAGCGTTAGGCTTGCTGCCGGAAAAACCTTCGAATCCAATCGTGGTAATGAACGGTGACTTGCTTACAAAAGTGAATTTTCAACAGTTGCTTGATTTTCATCTTGAACACCATGCGCAGGCTACCATGTGTGTTCGTGAATATGATTTTCAGGTCCCTTACGGCGTTGTTAAAGTTGATAAACTGAAACTCATAGGAATAGATGAAAAACCAATACACAAGTTTTTTGTCAATGCGGGTATCTATGTATTGGATTCTGCCGCGCTGGAACTAATCCCCAAAGGCGAGTACTTTGATATGCCAAGTCTGTATGAAAAATTAATGGAGCTTAACTGTGAAACGGTTGTTTTTCCGATTCGGGAATATTGGATGGACATTGGCCGCAAGGATGATTTTGATCGGGCAAATGGGGAGTTTTGGGAGGTGTTCGGATGA
- a CDS encoding motility associated factor glycosyltransferase family protein gives MKVVDCFEENIQLLEQHLSDVAQRLRASRQGNSVTVITGSKGFPTLKVVGESCTGFLHSQYDPVQEARRWWQQQKENKDWKRTKHVFLYGLGLGFPLTAILEDLPEEISVTVVEPSYEIFAHFISLFDISDLLQNPRLNLFVADDLVHIDEEIGDIIKQYVLDVEVVEWSPYARLFPEAVQHWRKRFIELSTSVRIEQNTLLYFAEQWPKNILQNAGAISKSPSVREFIGKFEKVPTIIVSAGPSLNKNIHLLKDAKGKALIICVDTALRAMIKHDIMPDFVVAIDGSELNYRHFEGLPNLDIPLIFMPTTHPRIISEFGSRAIVSLGGNQLLVFFQKFFPEKAGLSTGGSVATTAFEFAYLVGGDPIIFIGQDLAYPDGKSHADGTIFEEIRKKETDRNMVYVEGIDGKPVLTDLTLRMYLQWFENRIASIKVEREIIDATEGGALIHGTKLLTLSDVLAAYCKEERPIAPTIDAILTNYEPKGIDEFLQGIKQICRMLRRIKRAGWVGLKRSESLLAYYLTEQSSRLPVHEVLQRLERIDQWIQQANEDEMIDQIMQRVLLNVTRGKYTIQPEGETEQEEAIRISKNSCLFYQGVMEAADTMHKYMQDAEEQVTTILRNTSAAEE, from the coding sequence ATGAAAGTTGTTGATTGTTTTGAAGAAAACATTCAGTTGCTCGAGCAGCATTTGTCAGATGTTGCACAACGTTTGCGGGCATCAAGACAGGGGAACTCGGTCACCGTGATCACCGGGTCAAAAGGTTTTCCGACTTTAAAAGTTGTCGGAGAATCTTGTACAGGATTTCTGCACAGCCAATATGATCCGGTGCAAGAAGCGAGACGGTGGTGGCAACAGCAAAAGGAAAACAAAGATTGGAAAAGAACAAAACACGTATTTCTGTACGGACTGGGGCTTGGCTTTCCTCTGACCGCTATTTTGGAAGATTTGCCCGAGGAGATTTCCGTTACAGTTGTGGAACCATCATATGAAATTTTTGCCCACTTTATCAGTTTGTTCGACATATCGGATCTTTTGCAAAATCCAAGATTAAATCTGTTTGTAGCAGATGACCTGGTCCACATCGATGAAGAAATTGGCGATATTATTAAACAATATGTATTGGATGTTGAGGTGGTAGAGTGGTCTCCGTATGCCAGGTTGTTTCCGGAGGCCGTACAACATTGGAGAAAGAGGTTTATTGAGCTTTCCACCTCTGTTCGCATTGAACAGAATACGTTGCTCTATTTTGCAGAACAATGGCCCAAAAACATCCTGCAAAATGCCGGCGCCATCAGTAAAAGTCCAAGTGTAAGGGAATTCATCGGCAAGTTCGAAAAAGTTCCAACTATTATCGTTTCCGCAGGACCGTCGTTGAATAAAAATATCCATTTGCTGAAAGATGCGAAGGGAAAAGCGCTTATTATCTGTGTGGATACCGCGTTGCGGGCAATGATAAAACATGATATTATGCCCGATTTTGTAGTGGCCATTGACGGTTCCGAATTGAATTACCGACATTTTGAAGGGCTTCCTAATCTTGATATTCCGCTCATTTTTATGCCTACAACACATCCTCGTATCATTTCCGAATTTGGTTCCCGTGCGATTGTTTCATTAGGCGGGAATCAATTGCTTGTTTTTTTTCAAAAATTTTTTCCCGAAAAAGCCGGTTTATCCACCGGGGGATCCGTTGCAACTACAGCGTTTGAATTCGCTTATCTCGTCGGCGGGGATCCCATTATATTCATCGGCCAGGATCTCGCTTATCCGGATGGAAAATCGCATGCGGATGGGACTATTTTTGAAGAAATTCGGAAGAAGGAAACAGACAGGAACATGGTGTACGTGGAGGGAATTGACGGAAAACCGGTGTTAACCGATTTGACCTTGCGCATGTATCTTCAATGGTTTGAAAACCGGATTGCCTCGATCAAAGTCGAGCGTGAAATCATTGACGCTACGGAAGGAGGAGCACTGATCCACGGCACTAAACTTCTTACTCTGTCGGATGTGCTGGCTGCTTATTGCAAAGAAGAAAGACCCATTGCGCCAACTATTGATGCAATTCTTACCAACTATGAACCAAAGGGAATCGATGAGTTTTTGCAAGGGATCAAACAGATTTGCAGAATGCTTCGCAGAATAAAACGTGCCGGATGGGTCGGATTGAAACGGTCCGAGTCTCTTCTTGCTTATTATCTGACGGAACAGTCAAGCAGATTACCTGTTCACGAAGTTTTACAAAGACTGGAGAGAATCGATCAATGGATTCAACAAGCGAATGAAGACGAAATGATTGATCAAATCATGCAGCGAGTCCTGCTCAACGTTACCCGGGGCAAATATACGATTCAACCGGAAGGTGAAACGGAACAGGAAGAAGCAATTCGGATCTCCAAAAACTCCTGTTTGTTTTACCAAGGCGTAATGGAAGCAGCAGACACAATGCATAAATATATGCAGGATGCGGAAGAACAGGTGACAACCATCTTAAGAAATACATCAGCTGCAGAGGAGTGA
- a CDS encoding motility associated factor glycosyltransferase family protein: MRKQIDEYCTLFAERHEWLKQLTSSKNDSGSIASRIEPVYGKSGALTWRIETYDNRKVFLHSQYDPVQEARKWAVQEGITTGDSVLTFGVGLGYHIAALLDCVGPTGELWVFETDTAIMKQSLEQRDWDSLLQHPALHVILESNPVKLAIQLVQKIDHVLGRDGRIAIFPPMLRAISPEHDSLLEVLEHYRLRTATIQRNAPRLVSQLQQNMDLVLSVPSADYWDGRLKNIPCTLISAGPSLELALPYLSQLREKSLLFVVGTALRVLLDAGVQPDFVILADPDKLLMKQLPADCSNLKLIALPTVHPEVLERFPKKMFAWQQGIPELEEMAACYGKNLYQSGGSVSTLMLDIALRWNGNPLILIGQDLAFSPEGATHSRGTMYDNSYADVSRSIRVAGENGEEVYTTHSWKLFLRWIERRLENEKNVDVWNTSLKGSRIVGTKNRKIEDIVRELPGNGVVQEWRIKLNESC, translated from the coding sequence ATGCGGAAACAGATTGACGAATATTGTACCCTGTTTGCGGAACGGCATGAGTGGCTGAAACAATTGACCAGCTCCAAGAATGATTCAGGAAGTATTGCTTCCAGAATAGAACCGGTTTATGGCAAGTCGGGAGCACTCACTTGGCGGATTGAGACTTATGACAACCGCAAGGTTTTTTTGCACAGTCAATACGATCCGGTTCAGGAAGCCAGAAAGTGGGCTGTTCAAGAAGGCATCACAACGGGAGATTCCGTTCTTACATTTGGGGTTGGATTGGGGTATCACATTGCCGCGCTGCTGGACTGTGTTGGACCAACCGGTGAACTTTGGGTATTTGAAACAGACACTGCAATAATGAAACAGAGTTTGGAACAGAGAGATTGGGATTCGCTGCTGCAACACCCTGCATTGCATGTAATTCTGGAATCCAATCCGGTGAAACTGGCCATCCAGCTGGTTCAAAAGATTGATCACGTCTTGGGGAGGGACGGAAGAATCGCAATCTTTCCTCCAATGCTCCGTGCAATCTCGCCCGAGCATGACAGTTTGCTTGAAGTGCTGGAACATTATCGTCTGCGTACTGCAACCATACAACGCAATGCCCCGAGACTTGTATCCCAGTTGCAACAAAATATGGATCTGGTTTTATCCGTGCCTTCCGCTGATTACTGGGACGGACGATTAAAGAATATTCCTTGCACATTAATTTCTGCGGGCCCTTCATTGGAACTTGCGCTGCCCTACCTGAGCCAATTGCGGGAAAAATCATTATTGTTTGTTGTTGGTACGGCATTGCGTGTCTTGCTTGATGCGGGAGTTCAACCCGATTTTGTCATATTGGCTGACCCGGACAAACTTCTTATGAAACAGTTGCCTGCGGACTGTTCAAATCTGAAGCTGATCGCGTTACCCACCGTTCACCCGGAAGTTTTAGAACGATTTCCGAAAAAAATGTTTGCATGGCAACAGGGGATCCCGGAATTGGAAGAGATGGCCGCCTGTTACGGAAAAAATTTATACCAGAGCGGAGGCTCCGTTTCCACATTGATGCTGGATATCGCGTTACGCTGGAATGGGAATCCGTTAATTTTAATCGGACAGGATTTGGCTTTTTCACCGGAAGGTGCAACGCACAGTCGTGGGACTATGTACGATAACAGTTATGCAGACGTAAGCAGATCGATTCGAGTCGCAGGGGAAAACGGTGAGGAGGTTTATACGACTCATTCCTGGAAACTATTTCTGCGCTGGATTGAAAGACGATTGGAAAATGAAAAAAACGTTGATGTATGGAATACGAGCCTAAAGGGATCCCGAATTGTGGGCACTAAGAATCGCAAGATTGAGGACATAGTAAGGGAATTGCCCGGAAACGGTGTGGTACAGGAATGGAGGATCAAACTGAATGAAAGTTGTTGA
- a CDS encoding helix-turn-helix domain-containing protein — protein sequence MKKLTRSPILQEIYHFLLEQQPTYGCPITSEVISQQLNLTPSYVREQMKWLIEERKIAVRRGRKEGTIL from the coding sequence ATGAAGAAATTGACTCGATCTCCTATCTTACAAGAGATCTATCATTTTTTGCTTGAACAGCAGCCGACGTACGGATGTCCGATTACTTCCGAAGTCATTAGCCAGCAGTTAAATTTGACCCCATCCTATGTAAGGGAACAAATGAAATGGTTGATAGAGGAACGCAAGATTGCGGTGCGCAGGGGGCGAAAGGAGGGTACTATATTGTGA